Proteins encoded within one genomic window of Microbacterium sp. zg-B185:
- a CDS encoding ABC transporter permease, with amino-acid sequence MNWVGQNLDLIWELALVHLRQSVIALVLGFVLSVPLGWLAWRYRAARGGILAVTGLLYTIPSLALLPILPVLLGTPILSEINLILALTIYAIALMVRSVADGLASVDTSTRLAATALGYGAGRRFFAVDFPLAGPVILAGLRVTAVSTIALATVGALIGITNLGYLFTNGSQRRIIPEVLAGILAVLLIALVIDGLLIAAGRVLMPWTRTQRRRARRGAPALEVSVA; translated from the coding sequence GTGAACTGGGTCGGACAGAACCTCGATCTGATCTGGGAGCTGGCGCTGGTGCACCTGCGCCAGTCCGTGATCGCGCTCGTCCTGGGGTTCGTGCTGTCGGTTCCGCTGGGCTGGCTGGCCTGGCGCTACCGCGCCGCGCGAGGCGGCATCCTGGCCGTCACCGGACTGCTGTACACCATCCCGTCGCTCGCCCTGCTGCCCATCCTGCCGGTGCTGCTGGGCACCCCGATCCTCAGCGAGATCAACCTGATCCTCGCGCTGACGATCTACGCCATCGCGCTGATGGTCCGTTCGGTCGCTGATGGGCTGGCCTCGGTCGACACGTCGACGAGACTGGCGGCGACGGCGCTGGGCTACGGCGCCGGCCGCCGCTTCTTCGCCGTGGACTTCCCGCTCGCCGGACCGGTCATCCTCGCGGGTCTGCGGGTCACGGCCGTCAGCACCATCGCTCTGGCCACCGTCGGCGCCCTGATCGGCATCACCAATCTCGGATACCTGTTCACGAACGGTTCGCAGCGCCGCATCATCCCCGAGGTCCTCGCCGGCATCCTCGCCGTGCTGCTGATCGCCCTGGTGATCGACGGCCTGCTGATCGCGGCCGGGCGGGTGCTGATGCCGTGGACGCGGACGCAGCGGCGGCGCGCGCGGCGCGGCGCGCCCGCGCTGGAGGTGAGCGTCGCGTGA